A genome region from Labilibaculum antarcticum includes the following:
- a CDS encoding sulfatase family protein yields MKMKNLIWSILLVPILIAGCQPAKKTDEEKSAKPNVVVIYMDDLGYGDLSSYGATELQTPNIDAIAEGGIRFTNGYASSATCTPSRYALLTGSYPWRNKDAKILAGSAPLLIGTDQPTLPKMMQANGYHTGVVGKWHLGLGDGALDWNKHITPGPNEVGFDYSYIMAATQDRVPTVFIDNGNVVGVDANDPIEVSYKENFAGQQTGLENPELCRLKWHHGHNGTIVNGIPRIGFMKGGEKAKWVDEEMSGHFLKLAQQYVRDHKSEPFFLYYALQQPHVPRTPNPAFVGKSGMGARGDVILEADWTIGEFMKTMKEEGLLENTLIVFSSDNGPVLNDGYNDDAVEKLGKHKPSGPFRGGKYSLFEAGTRIPFITYWKGKIKPQESDVLVCQMDLMASIAKLIGVEAPKTDSQDMLSALLGESDKGRENLIVEANSKTAFRKGNWIMIPPYEGTPILKQVNIEIGNSKAYQLYNIKEDIDQQNNLATTNPEKLKEMLTEFENIRGKNYSNITEVELK; encoded by the coding sequence ATGAAAATGAAAAATTTAATCTGGTCGATTTTATTAGTGCCAATTTTAATTGCAGGATGTCAACCAGCAAAAAAAACGGATGAAGAGAAGAGTGCAAAACCAAACGTTGTGGTTATCTATATGGATGATTTGGGCTACGGCGATTTAAGTTCATATGGCGCAACTGAATTGCAAACACCAAATATTGATGCAATTGCCGAAGGAGGAATCCGATTCACCAATGGTTATGCATCATCAGCAACTTGCACGCCAAGTAGATATGCACTGTTAACAGGATCTTATCCTTGGAGAAATAAAGATGCAAAGATACTTGCTGGCAGTGCTCCCTTATTAATTGGTACAGATCAACCTACACTTCCTAAAATGATGCAAGCAAACGGATACCATACAGGTGTTGTAGGCAAGTGGCATTTAGGTTTGGGTGATGGTGCTTTGGATTGGAACAAACACATAACTCCGGGTCCTAACGAAGTTGGATTCGATTATTCGTATATTATGGCTGCGACTCAAGATCGTGTTCCTACTGTATTTATCGATAATGGGAATGTTGTTGGTGTAGATGCTAATGATCCCATTGAAGTAAGCTACAAAGAGAATTTTGCGGGTCAGCAAACCGGACTTGAGAATCCAGAGCTTTGTAGATTGAAATGGCATCATGGTCACAATGGGACTATTGTGAATGGAATTCCTAGAATTGGATTCATGAAAGGTGGCGAAAAGGCGAAATGGGTTGATGAAGAAATGTCTGGTCACTTTTTGAAATTGGCTCAGCAATATGTACGAGATCATAAAAGTGAACCCTTCTTTTTGTATTACGCATTGCAACAGCCTCATGTACCTCGTACTCCAAATCCTGCTTTTGTTGGAAAATCGGGAATGGGTGCACGTGGAGATGTAATTTTGGAAGCCGACTGGACCATAGGAGAGTTCATGAAAACAATGAAGGAAGAAGGCTTATTGGAGAATACTTTAATCGTTTTCTCAAGCGATAATGGTCCGGTGTTGAATGACGGTTATAACGATGATGCCGTTGAGAAATTAGGAAAGCACAAACCTTCAGGACCATTTAGAGGTGGAAAATACAGTTTATTCGAAGCAGGCACAAGAATTCCATTTATCACCTATTGGAAAGGTAAAATTAAGCCGCAAGAATCAGATGTTTTGGTTTGTCAGATGGATTTAATGGCTTCAATAGCCAAATTAATTGGTGTCGAAGCTCCAAAAACAGACAGTCAGGATATGCTAAGTGCATTATTGGGAGAGAGCGACAAAGGAAGAGAAAACCTGATTGTTGAAGCAAATTCTAAAACTGCATTTCGTAAAGGAAATTGGATAATGATTCCTCCATATGAGGGTACTCCGATTCTAAAGCAAGTGAATATTGAGATAGGGAATTCAAAGGCTTATCAACTTTACAATATTAAAGAAGATATTGATCAGCAAAACAATTTAGCAACGACTAATCCTGAGAAATTGAAAGAAATGCTTACTGAATTTGAAAATATCCGCGGAAAAAATTATAGTAATATAACAGAAGTGGAACTAAAATAA
- a CDS encoding M64 family metallopeptidase, translated as MKNIFVFTLVLIGISFSSMAQYADYFTSATMRLDYNHVGNSGEEHFAFDQMVNDGDWAGSKTVLLDNLKLGKYFFEVKDSKTGTLLYSRGFASIYGEWETTPEAKTEWGSFHESLRFPWPKNEVAVTISKRNINNGFDPIWTYNVNPKHYRSFSSPVKNHYNTIDIVVNGKPEHQVDIVVLGEGYAKEDMGKFKKDAQRFAEVLLNTEPYASFKDKFSIRAVETPSPDSGVNHSHQDIHTRSALSVTYGAFDSERYALGFDNKTIRNAAAAVPYEFTAILMNDSIYGGGGIYNLYITAAVDNAFQEYLFVHEFGHHFADLADEYYTSATAYEMDAKHLEPWELNVTANADPETIKWKDIVTPGTPIPTPWEKEKYDENSIAVQKKRVELRKSKVDEKVMEDFFLKQKAWDNELLSNMKYSGKVGAFEGAQYKSKGLYRSAANCIMFTRHDKFCPACQRAIKLVIDQNTK; from the coding sequence ATGAAAAATATTTTTGTATTTACCCTTGTACTAATTGGCATCTCCTTTTCATCCATGGCTCAATATGCTGATTATTTTACAAGTGCTACAATGCGTCTGGACTATAACCATGTGGGAAATTCGGGTGAAGAACACTTCGCTTTCGATCAAATGGTGAATGATGGCGACTGGGCAGGCAGTAAAACTGTTTTACTTGACAATCTGAAACTGGGAAAATATTTTTTCGAAGTAAAAGACTCTAAAACTGGTACACTGCTCTACTCACGAGGATTTGCAAGTATTTATGGCGAATGGGAAACTACACCGGAAGCAAAAACAGAATGGGGAAGTTTTCATGAATCTCTTCGTTTTCCCTGGCCTAAAAATGAGGTGGCTGTCACAATATCAAAACGTAATATTAACAATGGCTTCGATCCCATATGGACTTATAATGTGAATCCAAAACATTACCGTTCATTCTCCAGCCCAGTAAAAAATCATTACAATACAATTGATATTGTAGTGAACGGAAAACCTGAACATCAAGTTGACATTGTTGTTTTAGGAGAAGGTTACGCAAAAGAAGATATGGGGAAATTTAAAAAGGATGCACAGCGCTTTGCTGAAGTTCTTTTAAATACCGAACCTTATGCTTCATTTAAGGATAAATTTTCGATCAGAGCGGTAGAAACTCCATCTCCCGATTCTGGCGTGAATCATTCTCATCAGGATATCCACACCCGATCAGCTCTTTCAGTTACCTACGGAGCTTTTGATTCGGAACGATATGCGCTTGGGTTCGATAATAAAACCATTCGGAACGCAGCAGCAGCAGTACCCTATGAATTTACGGCCATTTTAATGAATGACTCCATTTATGGTGGTGGCGGTATCTACAACTTATACATCACTGCTGCGGTTGATAATGCTTTTCAGGAATACTTGTTTGTTCATGAATTTGGTCATCATTTTGCTGATTTGGCTGACGAGTATTACACATCTGCAACAGCTTACGAAATGGACGCCAAGCATTTGGAACCTTGGGAACTAAATGTAACGGCCAATGCTGATCCCGAAACAATTAAATGGAAAGACATCGTTACTCCTGGCACACCAATTCCAACTCCATGGGAGAAAGAAAAATACGATGAGAACAGCATTGCCGTTCAGAAAAAGCGTGTTGAGTTACGAAAATCTAAAGTTGATGAAAAAGTAATGGAAGATTTCTTTCTGAAACAAAAAGCATGGGATAATGAGCTTTTATCCAATATGAAATATAGTGGTAAAGTAGGTGCTTTCGAAGGAGCTCAATACAAGTCAAAAGGTTTGTACCGAAGTGCTGCAAATTGCATCATGTTTACCCGTCACGATAAATTTTGCCCTGCCTGCCAACGGGCAATCAAACTGGTAATCGATCAAAACACGAAGTAA
- the galE gene encoding UDP-glucose 4-epimerase GalE: protein MSKQILVTGGTGFIGSHTVVELQNSGYDVVIVDNLSNSKIEVLDQIKKISGIRPKFEQFDLTDKQKVKDFFQKYSDIEAIIHFAASKAVGESVDKPLMYYHNNLSSLLNIMDSMIEFNVSNLVFSSSCTVYGQPEHLPVTEQTPRKEAESPYGNTKVICEDIIRDTIKAYPSLKGIALRYFNPIGAHATAKIGELPLGVPNNLIPFLTQTVAGIRPELSVFGNDYDTADGSAIRDYIHVVDLAKAHVVAIERLLKNKNKENYEYFNIGTGNGVSVLEIIKSFERATGEKVPHKIVARRAGDIEQIYADTTLANEELGWKAESTLDATLLSAWKWQLNIGKM from the coding sequence ATGAGCAAACAAATTCTTGTTACCGGAGGAACCGGTTTTATAGGATCACATACCGTTGTGGAATTGCAAAACAGTGGCTACGATGTTGTGATTGTTGATAACCTTTCGAATTCAAAAATTGAAGTGCTGGATCAGATTAAGAAAATATCCGGCATTCGACCAAAATTCGAGCAGTTTGATTTAACGGACAAACAAAAAGTAAAAGATTTCTTTCAGAAATATTCAGATATAGAAGCAATTATACATTTTGCTGCATCGAAAGCGGTTGGAGAATCGGTTGATAAACCATTGATGTATTATCATAATAACTTGAGCTCTTTACTAAATATCATGGATTCAATGATTGAGTTTAATGTATCTAATCTTGTGTTTTCATCTTCTTGTACTGTATATGGACAGCCAGAGCATTTACCGGTAACGGAGCAAACACCAAGAAAAGAAGCTGAATCACCTTACGGAAATACGAAAGTTATTTGTGAGGATATCATTCGAGATACGATTAAAGCATATCCATCATTAAAAGGAATCGCACTAAGGTATTTCAACCCAATTGGGGCACATGCAACTGCTAAAATTGGTGAGTTGCCATTGGGCGTACCCAATAACTTAATTCCTTTCCTAACACAAACTGTGGCTGGTATTCGTCCAGAGTTGAGTGTTTTTGGTAATGATTATGATACCGCCGATGGTTCAGCCATTCGCGACTACATTCATGTTGTAGATTTAGCCAAGGCACATGTAGTAGCTATTGAAAGGCTATTAAAAAACAAGAACAAGGAAAATTACGAATATTTTAATATTGGAACAGGTAATGGAGTTTCTGTTCTTGAGATTATTAAATCATTCGAAAGAGCAACAGGAGAGAAAGTTCCTCATAAAATAGTAGCTCGTCGAGCTGGCGATATCGAACAAATATATGCCGATACCACCTTAGCAAATGAAGAATTAGGATGGAAAGCAGAGAGTACTCTTGATGCGACCCTTCTTTCAGCCTGGAAATGGCAATTGAATATCGGCAAGATGTAA
- a CDS encoding beta-N-acetylhexosaminidase — translation MSKFLQFGLALLFIPMMLFSCKKPIPKDLNQENLIPKPVSLTATGSSFEWTKNTQINIQTGKEEVREIAAYLADFIAPSTGFKTEIKELKKPLGSRGISLIINENQKDLGEEGYNLIIESKKITLEAFKPEGIFRGVQTIRQLLPAKIESDSLQKGPWLIASGTIMDYPQYGYRGAMLDVVRHFFGIEDVKQYIDYLAAYKMNVLHLHLSDDQGWRIEIKSWPKLTEIGGKTQVGGGKGGYYTQEEYQEIVQYAKERYITIIPEIDMPGHTNAALASYAELNADNKACELYTGTRVGFSTLATDKEITYQFVDDVIRELAAITPGEYIHIGGDESHVTKKKDYIKFVNRVQKIVQSHGKKMMGWADVAAASLDESSVAQFWQTKPENAVKAVKQNVKVIMSPASLAYMDMQYDSLCPLGLHWAGFVPVDKAYNWTLESIVEGIAKKDILGIEAPLWTETVETMDDIEFLVFPRLPGYAELGWSPVENHSWDEYKFRLGMQQERFEFMNINYYKSELIPWQVLKNKELK, via the coding sequence ATGAGTAAATTCTTACAATTTGGATTGGCATTACTATTCATTCCTATGATGTTGTTTTCTTGCAAAAAACCGATTCCTAAAGATTTGAATCAGGAAAATCTGATCCCTAAGCCAGTAAGTTTAACTGCAACAGGAAGTTCGTTCGAATGGACAAAGAATACTCAAATTAATATTCAAACAGGAAAGGAAGAAGTAAGAGAAATAGCAGCCTATCTGGCCGATTTCATCGCTCCTTCGACAGGATTCAAGACCGAAATAAAAGAGTTGAAGAAACCCTTGGGAAGTAGAGGAATCTCTCTGATTATAAATGAGAACCAAAAAGATTTGGGTGAAGAAGGATATAATTTGATCATTGAGTCTAAAAAAATCACTCTGGAGGCTTTTAAACCTGAAGGTATCTTTCGTGGAGTGCAAACAATTCGGCAACTTTTACCTGCAAAAATAGAATCAGATAGTTTGCAGAAAGGTCCTTGGTTAATTGCCAGTGGAACAATTATGGATTATCCGCAGTATGGATATCGCGGAGCCATGTTGGATGTGGTACGACACTTTTTCGGTATTGAGGATGTTAAGCAATACATTGATTATTTGGCTGCATATAAAATGAATGTTTTGCATCTGCATCTTTCCGATGATCAGGGATGGAGAATTGAAATAAAATCGTGGCCTAAACTAACAGAAATTGGTGGAAAGACACAAGTTGGTGGCGGGAAAGGTGGATACTACACACAGGAAGAATATCAAGAAATTGTGCAGTATGCCAAGGAGCGTTACATTACAATTATTCCTGAAATCGACATGCCAGGTCACACGAATGCCGCTTTGGCTTCTTATGCTGAATTAAATGCTGATAATAAAGCTTGTGAATTGTATACAGGAACACGAGTTGGATTCAGCACTTTGGCTACTGATAAAGAAATTACCTACCAATTTGTTGATGATGTGATTCGCGAATTGGCTGCTATCACTCCTGGTGAGTATATTCATATCGGAGGAGACGAATCGCATGTAACCAAAAAGAAAGATTACATCAAGTTTGTGAATAGAGTGCAGAAAATTGTTCAGTCTCATGGTAAGAAGATGATGGGATGGGCTGATGTTGCTGCTGCATCTCTTGATGAAAGCTCTGTGGCTCAGTTTTGGCAAACCAAACCAGAAAATGCAGTAAAGGCCGTAAAGCAAAACGTAAAAGTTATAATGTCTCCTGCTTCACTTGCTTATATGGATATGCAGTACGATTCATTATGTCCATTGGGTCTGCACTGGGCCGGTTTTGTTCCTGTTGACAAGGCTTACAATTGGACTCTGGAAAGTATTGTAGAAGGAATAGCTAAGAAGGATATTCTGGGGATTGAAGCTCCTCTTTGGACTGAAACAGTTGAAACTATGGATGACATCGAGTTTCTTGTGTTTCCACGTCTTCCAGGTTACGCAGAATTAGGATGGTCTCCTGTTGAAAACCATTCATGGGACGAGTATAAATTTCGCCTTGGAATGCAACAAGAAAGATTTGAATTTATGAATATTAACTACTATAAATCAGAATTGATACCATGGCAAGTTCTTAAAAATAAGGAGTTGAAATAG
- a CDS encoding ROK family protein, protein MTDIAVGIDIGGTNTVFSCVDANGKSWGNGSILTQEQERFEDFLNDLCNLMDKTIEDSSENLKLIGVGIGAPNGNFHTGTIENAANLRWKGCLEISRLVKERMNVPVKLTNDANAAALGERIFGGAKNMTDYMMITLGTGLGSGIVVNGDLLYGHDGFAGEVGHIIVRPEGRECGCGRRGCLETYVSATGVKRTVYKMLAKHLGDSPLREIPFNKLTAKMVADAANDGDLLAMEVFAYTGKMLGETLANIATVTSPKAIFFFGGLAKAGELLFEPVREAMEKNLLFLYKNKISLLPSELGDDAAVLGAAALIWNDQSRK, encoded by the coding sequence ATGACAGATATAGCAGTAGGTATAGATATAGGAGGAACCAATACCGTTTTTTCATGTGTTGACGCAAACGGAAAATCCTGGGGAAATGGAAGTATTCTCACTCAGGAGCAAGAACGATTTGAGGATTTTCTGAATGACTTGTGTAATCTAATGGATAAGACGATTGAAGATTCAAGTGAGAATCTTAAATTAATTGGGGTTGGTATTGGAGCTCCCAATGGAAATTTTCATACCGGCACAATCGAAAATGCCGCCAATTTAAGGTGGAAAGGATGCTTGGAAATTTCCCGTTTGGTGAAGGAACGCATGAATGTCCCCGTAAAACTTACCAATGATGCCAATGCTGCGGCTTTGGGTGAGCGTATATTTGGAGGTGCAAAAAACATGACTGACTATATGATGATTACTCTGGGTACTGGTTTGGGAAGTGGTATTGTTGTAAACGGCGATTTGCTTTACGGACATGATGGATTTGCCGGGGAAGTTGGACATATTATTGTAAGGCCGGAAGGACGGGAATGTGGTTGTGGCCGAAGAGGTTGTTTAGAGACATATGTATCTGCTACCGGAGTAAAACGAACTGTGTATAAGATGTTGGCAAAACATTTGGGCGATAGTCCTTTGCGAGAAATCCCGTTTAATAAATTGACTGCGAAAATGGTTGCCGACGCGGCCAATGACGGGGATTTACTAGCAATGGAAGTCTTTGCCTATACCGGGAAAATGTTAGGGGAAACTTTGGCGAATATTGCTACGGTAACTAGTCCTAAAGCTATTTTCTTTTTTGGAGGATTGGCAAAGGCTGGAGAACTTCTTTTTGAACCTGTTCGTGAGGCAATGGAGAAGAATTTACTGTTTCTGTATAAAAACAAAATTAGCCTCTTGCCTTCAGAATTAGGCGATGATGCTGCAGTACTTGGGGCGGCCGCTTTAATATGGAACGATCAAAGCCGAAAGTGA
- a CDS encoding carbohydrate-binding family 9-like protein — translation MTEYIVKRIKANMLNLTGGQMHPVWEMANINSDFSYPWEEEKEPKTTFRALHDDNKLFFRFDVEDENVLTYVDEDHKMEVVQSDRVEIFFRQNEKLNPYYCLEMDARGRVLDYVTRYYRDFDYQWEWPEGNLEVKASVNPKGYVVEGSIKLSSLKELGLLKKDRIEAGLYRGYCMGLPDGNKEADLRWISWVKPDSEEPDFHIPSSFGTFKLEAYYKDYKERTSFAS, via the coding sequence ATGACTGAATATATCGTAAAAAGAATAAAAGCCAATATGTTGAACCTTACTGGGGGACAAATGCATCCTGTTTGGGAAATGGCAAATATCAATTCAGACTTCTCTTATCCCTGGGAAGAGGAGAAAGAACCTAAGACCACTTTTAGAGCTTTGCATGATGATAATAAATTATTTTTCAGGTTCGACGTAGAAGATGAGAATGTATTGACTTACGTTGATGAAGATCACAAAATGGAGGTAGTCCAAAGTGATCGCGTTGAGATTTTTTTTAGACAAAATGAAAAATTAAATCCGTACTACTGTTTGGAAATGGATGCCCGAGGACGTGTCTTGGATTATGTGACCCGATATTATCGCGATTTTGATTACCAATGGGAATGGCCTGAAGGAAATTTGGAGGTGAAAGCTTCGGTAAATCCAAAAGGATATGTGGTGGAAGGTTCAATTAAACTTTCCTCTTTGAAAGAGTTAGGATTGTTGAAAAAAGATAGAATAGAGGCTGGTTTGTATCGTGGGTATTGTATGGGTTTGCCAGATGGAAACAAAGAGGCGGATTTGAGATGGATTTCCTGGGTGAAACCAGATTCTGAAGAACCGGATTTTCATATTCCATCATCATTTGGTACGTTTAAATTAGAAGCCTACTATAAAGACTATAAAGAAAGAACTAGCTTTGCTTCTTAA